The Astyanax mexicanus isolate ESR-SI-001 chromosome 24, AstMex3_surface, whole genome shotgun sequence genome has a segment encoding these proteins:
- the sh2d5 gene encoding SH2 domain-containing protein 5 isoform X4 codes for MGETPIREDGTVTRSAEYIGSFPIDDCCLDDQIEQLYTQLKRLKSCKRRRSVSLKFSVKGVKVFNEDETTLLMAHALRRVSLSIARPSDSQFAFVAHNPGSSDTQLYCHLFKARHARAAQFLNLLLCRCFQLCYLEKHPEDAQNELSGKTPTRVPSLLNHGFPLSVSALVSFRRAPTQGLLPGAKESPTPSPTPSSGPDDVFPTSPTLVRKKAIREKVLRSGAYRSFTCTPLKQRHLQDHLNAPQGGTSVQRTLSKVKEFLRQGTGQCSSAQGARSKLGRNRRSFGSRRVELEWRLQ; via the exons ATGGGTGAGACACCAATCAGAGAGGATGGGACTGTGACCAGATCAGCAGAG TACATTGGCTCATTTCCTATTGATGACTGCTGTTTGGATGACCAAATCGAACAGCTCTACACACAGCTGAAGCGTCTAAAG AGCTGCAAGCGAAGACGATCCGTCTCCCTGAAATTCTCTGTTAAAGGAGTGAAAGTGTTTAATGAGGATGAGACG aCTCTCCTGATGGCACATGCTCTGCGTCGAGTCTCCCTCTCCATCGCTCGGCCGTCTGATTCCCAGTTCGCCTTCGTCGCCCACAACCCCGGCAGTTCAGACACCCAGCTCTACTGCCACCTCTTCAAAGCCCGACATGCCAGAGCT GCCCAGTTCCTGAACCTGCTGCTGTGCCGCTGCTTTCAGCTGTGTTATCTGGAGAAACACCCAGAAGATGCTCAGAATGAGTTGTCTGGAAAGACGCCCACCCGTGTGCCTTCACTACTGAATCACGGCTTCCCACTCAGTGTCAGCGCTCTTGTCTCCTTCCGCAGGGCTCCTACTCAGGGTCTCTTACCAGGGGCAAAG GAGTCTCCCACACCTAGCCCAACTCCCAGTAGCGGTCCAGACGACGTCTTCCCGACCTCCCCCACGCTTGTACGTAAGAAGGCCATCAGAGAGAAAGTTCTGCGCTCGGGTGCTTATCGCTCCTTTACCTGCACGCCTCTAAAACAGCGCCACCTGCAGGACCATCTGAACGCTCCACAAGGTGGGACAAGTGTTCAAAGAACGCTGTCAAAAGTGAAAGAGTTCCTTAG ACAAGGGACAGGACAGTGTTCCAGTGCTCAGGGTGCGCGCTCCAAGCTTGGCCGAAACCGAAGAAGCTTTGGCTCACGCCGTGTGGAGCTGGAGTGGCGTCTCCAG
- the sh2d5 gene encoding SH2 domain-containing protein 5 isoform X3, producing MGETPIREDGTVTRSAEYIGSFPIDDCCLDDQIEQLYTQLKRLKSCKRRRSVSLKFSVKGVKVFNEDETTLLMAHALRRVSLSIARPSDSQFAFVAHNPGSSDTQLYCHLFKARHARAAQFLNLLLCRCFQLCYLEKHPEDAQNELSGKTPTRVPSLLNHGFPLSVSALVSFRRAPTQGLLPGAKESPTPSPTPSSGPDDVFPTSPTLVRKKAIREKVLRSGAYRSFTCTPLKQRHLQDHLNAPQGGTSVQRTLSKVKEFLSRQGTGQCSSAQGARSKLGRNRRSFGSRRVELEWRLQ from the exons ATGGGTGAGACACCAATCAGAGAGGATGGGACTGTGACCAGATCAGCAGAG TACATTGGCTCATTTCCTATTGATGACTGCTGTTTGGATGACCAAATCGAACAGCTCTACACACAGCTGAAGCGTCTAAAG AGCTGCAAGCGAAGACGATCCGTCTCCCTGAAATTCTCTGTTAAAGGAGTGAAAGTGTTTAATGAGGATGAGACG aCTCTCCTGATGGCACATGCTCTGCGTCGAGTCTCCCTCTCCATCGCTCGGCCGTCTGATTCCCAGTTCGCCTTCGTCGCCCACAACCCCGGCAGTTCAGACACCCAGCTCTACTGCCACCTCTTCAAAGCCCGACATGCCAGAGCT GCCCAGTTCCTGAACCTGCTGCTGTGCCGCTGCTTTCAGCTGTGTTATCTGGAGAAACACCCAGAAGATGCTCAGAATGAGTTGTCTGGAAAGACGCCCACCCGTGTGCCTTCACTACTGAATCACGGCTTCCCACTCAGTGTCAGCGCTCTTGTCTCCTTCCGCAGGGCTCCTACTCAGGGTCTCTTACCAGGGGCAAAG GAGTCTCCCACACCTAGCCCAACTCCCAGTAGCGGTCCAGACGACGTCTTCCCGACCTCCCCCACGCTTGTACGTAAGAAGGCCATCAGAGAGAAAGTTCTGCGCTCGGGTGCTTATCGCTCCTTTACCTGCACGCCTCTAAAACAGCGCCACCTGCAGGACCATCTGAACGCTCCACAAGGTGGGACAAGTGTTCAAAGAACGCTGTCAAAAGTGAAAGAGTTCCTTAG caGACAAGGGACAGGACAGTGTTCCAGTGCTCAGGGTGCGCGCTCCAAGCTTGGCCGAAACCGAAGAAGCTTTGGCTCACGCCGTGTGGAGCTGGAGTGGCGTCTCCAG